The Rubricoccus marinus nucleotide sequence GCTCCTCGCTCGCCAGAGGCCGCACGGCGCGTGGGCCGAAGCTGATGGTCTCGGCGACGAGGCCCATGCCCTCCGCCTCTGGCGAGGCGAGGCGGTCCAGCTGTGCGGCGTGCCGCTCGTAGAAGCCTTGCGGGACGCGGATGGTGTGCGGCATGCGCGTGCTGGGCACGCGGCCACGGCGGAGCATGGGGTTGAGGGCGCGGAGCACGGCCTCGTCCACGTCGATCGTGCGCGAGACCTGGGAGAGGCTCGTGCCTGGGGCGACCGGGATGCGGTCGAACGCGTATACCGGGCCGGGCTCAGGCGCCTCGAAGCCGTAGGCGTCCGGGTTGCTCAGGATGAGCGAGGTCGCGATAAACATCGGGACGTAGCCGCGGGTCTCCTTCGGGATGGCGTGATCGATGTCCCAGAAGGTGGCCTTGTGTCCGGTCTGGTCCTCGAAGCGCCGCACGGCGCGCGCGATAACGGCCGGGTTGCAGTTGTAGCCGGCCAGCGCGAGCTGCCAGTCACCGAAGCGGTCGTAGAGGTCGCGGAGGTGGCGGGCCGCGGCGCGCGTCGAGAGCTCAGGGTCCAGGCGGTGGTCGATGTCGCCGTTGGCCTGCAGGCCGTAGGCGCCGCCCGTCGCGCGGATAAACTGCCACATGCCTGCCGCAGCCATGTGGCTCCGGGCGACAGGGTTGAGCGCGCTCTCCACCATCGCGAGGTACTTCAGCTCGTCCGGAACGCCCTCCTCGGCGAGGATGCGCTCCACCATCGGGAAGTAGGTGTCGGCGCGCTGGCGCAGCGTGGCGACGTGGCTCGGGCGGCGCAAGAGATAACGCAGGCTGCTCTCCACGCTCGGCGTGACCTCCATCGGGATCGTCGCCTCCACGATTTCCCGCGTCCTGACGATGACCGGGAGCCGGACCGACGCCAGCGTCGGCTCATTGGGCTCGTAGATCATCCGGAAGGCCTCGGCGTTGACGGCATAGATGTCGCCGCGGTCAAGGGTTTCGGTCCCGTAGAACAGCTCCTTCTCGGTCAGGACCGAGGCGTAGAGCTCGCGGAAGCGCGGCTCGTAGAGCATCCCGGGGCGCTGCGCCAGAAGCTCGAGGTCCCCCACCAAGCCCTCCAGAAGGGAGGCGTAGCGCGAGTCCTGGCCGTCGGCGGCGGCGAGGAGGAGGTCAGCGTGGCGCTGGTACAGGTGGGCGACGCGGCGTGCGAGCTCGGTCTCCGAAAGCGCGTCCACGTCCACCGAGGCGAGGGAACGGGCCGACGCACTCGCCTGAGTGCGAAGGGCCGGTACCGCGACCTCCGTGGGGACGGACTGGGCCAGGAGAGGGGCCGAGACGAACAGCAGCGCCGCCGCGAAGAAGAATCGTGGCATGAAAGCGCGGGGCTAGGAAGGGGTTACAGGGAATGCCTAAAGTAAAGCGCGAGAGAGCGATGCCCAACACCGTGCACATATCCGCCTCCCGCGACCCGGGGCGCTAGCCTACCGCGCGCCTTCATGCTGCGTCAAGGGGCTAGGCCGATTCTTGAACGAACGCCGCGAGGCTCGGCCTCTGGCGCCAGAGGCCGAGGCCGTTCCCCGCATCCCACGCAAGGCCTACAGCGGGAGGTTGCCGTGCTTCTTCCGGGGCAGCTTCTGCACCTTGTTCTGGAGCATCGTCATCGCCGAGATCAGCCTCTGGCGCGTCTCGCTCGGGCGGATCACGTCGTCCACGTAGCCTCGCTCGGCGGCGACGTACGGGTTGGCGAACCGCTCGCGGTACTCCTCGGTGAACTGCTCCTCGGCTGCGGCCGGGTCGTCCGCCGCGGCGATCTCACGCTTGCGGATGATCTCGACGGCTCCTTTCGGGCCCATGACGGCGATCTCGGCGCTCGGCCACGCGAGGTTGAGGTCGGCGCGGATGTGCTTGGAGTTCATCACGTCGTACGCGCCGCCGTAGGCCTTGCGCGTGATGACGGTCACCTTGGGCACGGTCGCCTCGCAGAAGGCGTAGAGCAGCTTGGCGCCATGGCGGATGATGCCATTCCACTCCTGGTCCGTTCCGGGCATGAAGCCGGGCACGTCCTCGAACACGACGAGCGGGATGTTGAACGCGTCGCAGAAGCGGACGAAGCGCGCGGCCTTGACGCTCGCGTCGATGTCCAGCACGCCCGCGAGGACGGCCGGCTGGTTGGCCACGATGCCGACGCTGCGGCCACCGAGCCGCGCGAAGCCGACGACGATGTTCTCGGCAAAGTCCGGGTGGATCTCGAAAAAGCTCTTCGCGTCCACGACGCCTCGGATCACGTCATGGATGTCGTACGGCGTGCTGGGCGACTCCGGGATGATGCCGTCCAGGTCCACCGACTCCGGCGCGGCCTCTGGCGCCAGAGGCACGGGGTCCTCGCAGTTGGAGGGGAGGTAGCCCATGAGCTCGCGGATGCCGAGCAGCAGCGCGGCCTCGTTCGCGAACGCGCGGTGCGCCACGCCGGAGCGGCTCGCGTGCGTGTCGGCGCCGCCCAGCTCCTCTTGCGTGACCACCTCGTTGGTGACGGTTTTGACCACGTTGGGGCCGGTCACGAACATGTAGCTCGTGCCGCGCGCCATAAACGTGAAGTCCGTGATCGCGGGGCTGTAGACCGCGCCGCCGGCGCACGGCCCGAGGATGGCCGAGATCTGCGGCACGACGCCAGAGGCGAGGGTGTTCTGCAGGAACAGGTCGGCGTAGCCGCCGAGCGCCGCCACGCCTTCCTGGATGCGCGCGCCGCCGGAGTCGTTGAGGCCGATCACGGGCGCGCCGTTCTCCAGCGCGAGCTCCATCAGCTGCACGATTTTGCGCGCGTGCGCCAGCCCGAGCGAGCCGCCGAAAACGGTGAAGTCCTGGGAGTAGACGTACACCATCCGCCCGTCGATGCTGCCCCAGCCGGTCACGACGCCGTCGCCGTAGGGCCTCTGGCGCTCCAGGCCGAAGCCGACGGCTTGGTGACGGACGAACTGGCCGAGCTCCTGGAACGAGCCGGGATCGAGCAAGATGTCGAGCCGCTCGCGCGCGCTCAGCTTGCCCTTCTCGTGCTGCCGCGCGATGCGGGCCTCGCCGCCTCCGGCGCGGGCTTCTTCGCGGCGCCGGTCGAGGTCGGCAAAGGGGTCGAGAGGGGCGTCGGCGTCGGTCTGCGTGTCGGGCATCGGGGCGGCTCGGTCGGAGGGGCCGGAAGCTACGCGTCCCCGCCCGGCCTCTGGCGCCAGAGGCGCGGGACCGGCCTTAGTCTCGGCGGAGGCGCGATTCGACGGCCTCGGTAAAGCTCACCGCAGGCTCGCTGTAGATGTTGACCTTGTACCGGCGGAACACCTCGCGGCCGATGATCTGCGTCGCGTCCGTCCACGAGGACGAGTTGGAGAGCTGCGCGAGGACGCGGGCGTAGGCGGCCGGGTCGCCGCCGAAGAGGTTTTCGGTGTACCAGTCGCGATTCTCGGCGGCCTCGCCGAGCACGGCGGCCTCGTGGGCTTCCAACGGCGCGTCGGGCGCGGGCGTCGTCATGGCGTCGTGGAGCGTGGGAGCGGGAGGCGGAGCCTCTGGCGTGCCGCCCTGCGCGAACCGTTTCCAGAGCGGGTCCGCGGAGGCGGGCTCGGGCGTCGCCAGAGGCGCGTCGGTGCCGAGCGTCTGGCCGCGCTGCCGCGCGAGGCGGTCGAGCAGCGTTTCCGACTCGGGCTCGGAGGCGACAGCCGGGGCAGGGGGCGCCTCTGGCGGCTCTGGCGCAGCGGGGCCGTCCAGGTCCTCTGGCTCCTCCAGGTGACGGATCGGAGCATCGAGCGGGGAACCGGCGGGAGCAGCCGGGCCCGCTTCCGCGGCGTCCTTCTCCGCCGTTGCGGCCTCTGGCGCTGCGTCTTTGGGAGCCTCGTCTTCTAGAGCTTCATCGGGGTCTGCCGCAGGAGGCTCGTCGGTGTGGTCCGGCTCGTCCTGGGGCGCGCCGTCGATCAGCGCGGCGAGAAAGTCCGAGGAGGAGCGTGGCGCCTCTGGCGTTTTCGCCTCTGGCGCCAGCGCCGCGTCGTCCACGACATCCGCGTCCTCGATGTCGTCGGACTCGGCCGACATCGGCGCGTCGACGGCGTGGACTTCGGCCGCCGCGTGCGCAAGCTCGGGGTCCGCTG carries:
- a CDS encoding acyl-CoA carboxylase subunit beta; the encoded protein is MPDTQTDADAPLDPFADLDRRREEARAGGGEARIARQHEKGKLSARERLDILLDPGSFQELGQFVRHQAVGFGLERQRPYGDGVVTGWGSIDGRMVYVYSQDFTVFGGSLGLAHARKIVQLMELALENGAPVIGLNDSGGARIQEGVAALGGYADLFLQNTLASGVVPQISAILGPCAGGAVYSPAITDFTFMARGTSYMFVTGPNVVKTVTNEVVTQEELGGADTHASRSGVAHRAFANEAALLLGIRELMGYLPSNCEDPVPLAPEAAPESVDLDGIIPESPSTPYDIHDVIRGVVDAKSFFEIHPDFAENIVVGFARLGGRSVGIVANQPAVLAGVLDIDASVKAARFVRFCDAFNIPLVVFEDVPGFMPGTDQEWNGIIRHGAKLLYAFCEATVPKVTVITRKAYGGAYDVMNSKHIRADLNLAWPSAEIAVMGPKGAVEIIRKREIAAADDPAAAEEQFTEEYRERFANPYVAAERGYVDDVIRPSETRQRLISAMTMLQNKVQKLPRKKHGNLPL
- a CDS encoding lytic transglycosylase domain-containing protein is translated as MPRFFFAAALLFVSAPLLAQSVPTEVAVPALRTQASASARSLASVDVDALSETELARRVAHLYQRHADLLLAAADGQDSRYASLLEGLVGDLELLAQRPGMLYEPRFRELYASVLTEKELFYGTETLDRGDIYAVNAEAFRMIYEPNEPTLASVRLPVIVRTREIVEATIPMEVTPSVESSLRYLLRRPSHVATLRQRADTYFPMVERILAEEGVPDELKYLAMVESALNPVARSHMAAAGMWQFIRATGGAYGLQANGDIDHRLDPELSTRAAARHLRDLYDRFGDWQLALAGYNCNPAVIARAVRRFEDQTGHKATFWDIDHAIPKETRGYVPMFIATSLILSNPDAYGFEAPEPGPVYAFDRIPVAPGTSLSQVSRTIDVDEAVLRALNPMLRRGRVPSTRMPHTIRVPQGFYERHAAQLDRLASPEAEGMGLVAETISFGPRAVRPLASEEPAEILIAAREAAGAESGSRTLVATSGAPTRPPLPPATFTRPERAVAEPVAAAPQATEVAETVAVAESPRVAASPAAREAEPLAAAEPVRDDEAPEAAPAPEPVAQTAPAPAPERAAAPTPPVRLAASTRNARPTSHRVRSGEHLTMIANQYGIRVSDLQGWNDLDTDVIRVGQRLRLTAPDGYNPRAARAARARAATATRTTTHRVARGENLTQIARKYGVSLSDLRRWNSLSGDTIRPGQSLKIERSGVRG